A single genomic interval of Zobellia nedashkovskayae harbors:
- a CDS encoding sensor histidine kinase → MNDNAPCFLFSFVADHHIDYVNDLMMEALGYEDHEILNTLRFEDLLSGGSRILYKTHFYPMLIIQKDIEEIFISLRSKTGEEIPVLINMSFIKKNGVDYVTGAGLKMSKRNDFEKRILDARRDAEKALQENELLIKTKAQLETSRTLLEDQLQNQSRINKEQIEFNKILAHDLQEPLRKISIFASRLEDFSDLKSQEEKSRHYLKRVLQISENSHALVKRLQVYHALDYKKLHYLTASFETILKDAIIKTGNLPLEIIYGEMEMNEVYGDIPKLTILFSELLKNSYQYRSPEKPSSIHISTSKVTENYHQALKGAYRYIEYIRITFKDNSLGFQNYSGDDIFRPLQSSDNSYGKGIGLAFCKKIVGLHKGRISIKPSTNGGSKFSILLPLEMPNNK, encoded by the coding sequence TTGAACGATAATGCTCCCTGCTTTCTGTTCTCCTTTGTCGCTGATCATCATATAGATTATGTAAATGATTTAATGATGGAAGCTTTAGGTTATGAGGACCATGAGATTCTGAATACCCTAAGGTTCGAGGATTTATTGTCTGGAGGTAGTCGTATTTTATACAAGACTCATTTTTATCCTATGCTCATCATTCAAAAGGATATTGAGGAGATTTTTATTTCTCTTCGCTCAAAAACGGGGGAGGAAATCCCCGTTCTTATCAACATGTCTTTTATAAAAAAAAATGGTGTGGACTATGTTACCGGAGCCGGCCTTAAGATGTCTAAGCGTAATGATTTTGAGAAAAGAATATTGGACGCTAGGCGAGATGCAGAAAAAGCACTTCAGGAGAATGAACTTTTAATCAAAACAAAAGCCCAGCTAGAAACTAGCCGGACATTGCTAGAAGATCAATTACAAAATCAGTCACGAATAAATAAAGAACAGATAGAGTTCAACAAAATCTTGGCGCATGATTTACAGGAACCACTTCGTAAAATTTCAATTTTTGCAAGTCGGTTAGAAGATTTTTCCGATCTTAAATCTCAAGAGGAGAAATCCCGGCATTATTTGAAACGGGTATTACAAATTTCAGAAAATAGTCATGCCCTTGTTAAACGTTTGCAGGTCTATCATGCACTGGACTATAAAAAACTACATTATCTGACAGCCAGTTTTGAGACTATATTAAAAGATGCCATAATAAAAACAGGTAACCTGCCGTTAGAGATAATATATGGTGAAATGGAAATGAACGAGGTATATGGTGATATTCCAAAGTTGACTATTTTGTTTAGCGAGCTTTTAAAAAACTCCTATCAATACAGGTCTCCTGAGAAACCATCTTCTATTCATATTTCAACAAGTAAGGTAACAGAAAATTATCATCAAGCATTAAAAGGAGCGTATCGTTATATAGAGTATATACGCATTACTTTTAAAGATAATTCTCTTGGTTTTCAGAACTATAGTGGAGATGACATTTTTAGACCATTACAAAGTTCAGATAATAGTTATGGCAAAGGTATTGGTTTAGCATTTTGTAAAAAGATAGTAGGATTGCATAAAGGCCGGATTTCTATTAAACCTTCAACAAATGGGGGCTCTAAATTTAGTATTCTTTTACCTTTAGAAATGCCTAACAACAAATAA
- a CDS encoding HPF/RaiA family ribosome-associated protein — MTILFNTDKTINGNERGQSYFTSMIEEGLRNYESHITRVEAHVSDENGKKEGVKDMRCLLETRIAGKQPIAVSCQDDTVELAVSGAIDKLTASLETIIGKMHNHKPV; from the coding sequence ATGACAATATTATTTAATACTGATAAAACAATAAACGGTAATGAAAGAGGCCAATCTTATTTCACCTCCATGATAGAAGAGGGGTTAAGAAATTATGAATCCCATATTACTAGAGTAGAGGCCCATGTCTCTGATGAAAACGGAAAAAAAGAAGGAGTTAAGGATATGCGATGTTTGTTGGAAACTAGAATCGCTGGTAAACAACCTATAGCCGTTTCATGTCAAGATGATACCGTTGAACTTGCTGTATCTGGAGCTATCGATAAACTTACGGCTTCTTTAGAAACAATTATTGGAAAGATGCATAATCACAAACCTGTATAG
- a CDS encoding putative glycoside hydrolase: MSRTFFKLLFIGISLFFVSCSKDKNENNIIETDDIAEVVTDTTINKTKLFWLYLHHEEIPDTLIETEAPKRDLIVMNAWFHEYVQKFKAVNPEIKTLVYKDLTSTRSYAVENGEDNKYLPTGVGFQYADTNHPEWFLLDTNENRLEYTGYPDHWQMDIGNTEYQQQWANQVGEELVTNDWDGVLMDNAIYTLDTYHENVFPKNYETNTEFQLAYKSMLTTINTRLKADNKIGIANITNTRLYPGVWESYMQHLDGGLDEWWLVFSNGNYLSDYTEGFVPQINEVVTNEVENKITLVQPHSSTSDNQGFYYAFASYWLVNDGNTYFSEQEVTDAYNEPSPWREEYTWNFGKADDTYFQVESGVYRRNFSHAIVLVNANETGAVEVNLDAPYLNEMGEEVTSILLNGLNGSVLRKVYKE, encoded by the coding sequence ATGAGTAGAACTTTTTTCAAGCTGTTATTTATAGGAATTTCTTTGTTCTTTGTGAGTTGTAGTAAAGACAAGAACGAAAACAACATTATTGAAACTGATGATATAGCCGAAGTAGTTACAGATACAACAATTAATAAAACAAAGCTTTTTTGGTTGTATTTGCACCATGAGGAAATTCCAGATACATTAATAGAGACCGAAGCTCCTAAACGAGATTTAATCGTTATGAATGCTTGGTTTCATGAATATGTACAAAAATTTAAAGCGGTAAACCCGGAAATAAAAACATTGGTCTATAAAGACCTTACTTCAACAAGAAGTTACGCTGTGGAAAATGGAGAAGATAATAAATACCTGCCCACTGGAGTCGGTTTTCAATACGCAGACACCAATCACCCTGAATGGTTTTTACTGGATACCAATGAAAACCGATTGGAATATACCGGCTATCCTGACCATTGGCAAATGGATATTGGCAATACCGAATACCAACAACAATGGGCAAATCAAGTAGGTGAGGAGCTTGTTACCAATGACTGGGACGGAGTGTTAATGGACAATGCCATTTATACACTAGACACCTACCATGAAAATGTGTTTCCAAAAAACTATGAAACTAACACGGAGTTTCAATTGGCGTACAAATCAATGTTGACAACTATAAACACCAGACTTAAGGCGGATAATAAAATAGGAATTGCAAATATTACCAATACAAGATTATATCCGGGAGTTTGGGAAAGTTATATGCAACATCTAGATGGTGGTTTAGACGAGTGGTGGCTTGTATTTAGTAATGGAAATTATCTTTCGGATTATACAGAAGGATTTGTTCCGCAAATAAATGAGGTAGTCACTAATGAAGTAGAGAACAAAATTACTCTAGTACAACCGCACAGCTCCACATCCGACAATCAAGGTTTTTATTATGCTTTTGCCAGTTATTGGTTAGTAAACGATGGGAATACTTATTTTTCCGAACAGGAGGTTACCGATGCCTACAATGAACCTTCTCCATGGCGAGAAGAATACACATGGAATTTTGGGAAAGCGGACGACACCTATTTTCAGGTTGAAAGTGGAGTGTATAGAAGAAATTTTTCTCATGCTATTGTTTTGGTAAACGCCAATGAAACCGGAGCTGTAGAGGTTAATTTAGATGCCCCATATTTGAATGAAATGGGGGAGGAAGTTACATCTATACTACTAAACGGATTGAACGGTAGTGTCTTAAGGAAGGTATACAAAGAATAA